One Nicotiana tomentosiformis chromosome 4, ASM39032v3, whole genome shotgun sequence genomic window carries:
- the LOC138909217 gene encoding F-box protein SKIP23-like: MGLRRGSVISWSDLPEELVERIGKCLVDNPFDVLHFRAVCKTWRSSIPPFKSNSPDLSLQLPFPLDYHPNTFPGFYLIENTVYLFQLPPDRDTSLDCRGCWLVKVTKTADGKLQVFNPLNVSPDNNNNNNNMPKSWDGNWTILKDGSFRIVDIIVYKRNFVAVDRCGKTREFDSSSFNETIVSPILHDRDTGIQPVESNGQLFLVDMVLDYNKTENVEFRIYQLDQELHKWIAVHSLGDGIFFISYDYCFSVSHLRDHDDA; this comes from the exons ATGGGATTGCGCAGAGGAAGTGTGATCTCTTGGTCCGATCTACCGGAAGAACTTGTGGAGAGGATCGGAAAATGTCTCGTCGACAACCCTTTCGACGTCCTTCACTTTCGTGCAGTCTGCAAAACATGGCGTTCCTCAATTCCTCCTTTCAAAAGCAACTCTCCTGATTTATCTCTTCAATTACCCTTTCCACTCGATTATCACCCGAATACGTTCCCTGGATTTTATCTTATCGAAAACACCGTTTATCTTTTCCAATTACCTCCTGATCGTGATACTTCGCTTGATTGTAGAGGCTGCTGGTTGGTCAAGGTGACAAAAACTGCTGATGGAAAATTGCAGGTTTTTAATCCACTCAACGTTTCAccagataataataataataataataatatgccTAAG TCGTGGGATGGGAATTGGACTATATTAAAAGATGGAAGTTTCAGAATAGTCGATATCATTGTGTATAAGAGGAATTTTGTTGCTGTTGATCGATGTGGCAAGACTAGAGAGTTTGATTCTTCCTCATTCAATGAGACCATAGTATCTCCCATATTACACGACAGGGATACAGGCATACAGCCCGTGGAATCAAACGGGCAGTTATTTTTGGTTGATATGGTTTTAGATTATAATAAGACGGAGAATGTTGAATTTAGAATATACCAGCTGGATCAAGAACTACATAAGTGGATTGCAGTGCATTCGTTGGGTGATGgaattttctttattagttatgACTATTGCTTCTCAgtttcccaccttcgggaccatgatgacgcctaa
- the LOC104097216 gene encoding transmembrane 9 superfamily member 3, with protein MEKKKRTMAWYVVVLLIVSCASPVRSDGSDHKYKAGDPVPLYANKVGPFHNPSETYRFFDLPFCAPAHVKEKKEALGEVLNGDRLVSAPYKLDFMYDKDSEIVCKKKLSKEEVAQFRSAVAKDYYFQMYYDDLPIWGFLGKVDKEGKSDPSEYKYYLFKHLHFEIFYNNDRVIEINARTDPNALVDITEDKEVDVDFMYSVKWKETKTPFDKRMEKYSQSSSLPHHLEIHWFSIINSCVTVLLLTGFLATILMRVLKNDFVKYAHDEEAADDQEETGWKYIHGDVFRYPNYKSVLAAALGSGTQLFTLTIFIFLLSLVGVFYPYNRGALFTALVVIYALTSGIAGYTASSFYCQLEGTNWVRNLLLTGGLFCGPLFLTFCFLNSVAIAYSATAALPFGTIVVIFLIWALVTSPLLVLGGIAGKNSKAEFQAPCRTTKYPREIPPLPWYRGTLPQMAMAGFLPFSAIYIELYYIFASVWGHRIYTIYSILFIVFIILIIVTAFITVALTYFQLAAEDHEWWWRAFLCGGSTGLFIYGYCLYYYYARSDMSGFMQTSFFFGYMACICYGFFLMLGTVGFRAALFFVRHIYRSIKCE; from the exons atggagaagaagaaaaggacgATGGCGTGGTACGTCGTCGTTTTGCTGATTGTGAGCTGTGCATCGCCGGTGAGATCGGACGGTTCAGATCACAAGTACAAAGCCGGAGATCCGGTTCCTCTTTATGCTAACAAGGTCGGTCCTTTCCATAATCCcag TGAAACATACCGGTTCTTCGATCTTCCTTTCTGTGCTCCAG CCCATGTGAAGGAGAAAAAGGAAGCACTTGGTGAGGTCTTGAATGGTGATCGATTGGTCAGTGCCCCTTACAAGCTTGACTTTATGTACGACAAGGACTCAGAAATAGTTTGCAAGAAGAAGTTGTCGAAGGAAGAAGTTGCTCAATTCCGCAGTGCTGTTGCTAAAGACTACTACTTCCAAATGTATTATGATGACTTGCCCATTTGGGGTTTCTTAGGGAAAGTTGACAAGGAAGGAAAATCTGACCCCAGCGAGTACAAATATTACCTGTTTAAACATCTTCATTTTGAGATCTTTTACAACAATGATCGTGTGATTGAGATCAATGCACGAACTGATCCTAATGCCCTGGTAGATATCACAGAGGATAAGGAGGTCGATGTTGACTTCATGTACTCTGTAAAATGGAAAGAGACAAAAACACCTTTTGATAAGAGGATGGAGAAGTACTCACAGTCTTCATCGTTGCCGCATCACCTGGAAATTCATTGGTTCTCAATTATCAATTCCTGTGTGACAGTTCTTCTCTTAACTGGTTTTCTTGCCACAATTCTTATGCGGGTCCTTAAGAATGACTTTGTCAA GTATGCACATGATGAGGAGGCAGCTGATGATCAAGAAGAAACTGGGTGGAAATACATCCATGGTGATGTGTTTAGGTACCCAAATTACAAATCCGTGTTGGCTGCAGCACTTGGTAGTGGTACCCAGCTATTCACATT GACAATCTTTATTTTCCTTCTCTCCCTTGTTGGTGTTTTCTATCCATACAACCGCGGAGCTTTATTCACGGCATTGGTCGTCATATATGCTCTCACCTCTGGAATTGCAGGCTATACAGCTTCCTCTTTCTATTGCCAGCTAGAAGGGACAAACTGG GTCAGGAATTTGTTATTGACTGGAGGCTTGTTTTGTGGACCTCTGTTTCTTACATTCTGTTTCCTTAACAGCGTAGCAATTGCATACAGTGCCACTGCTGCACTGCCTTTTGGAACTATTGTGGTCATCTTTCTAATATGGGCTCTTGTAACGTCACCTTTGCTTGTACTGGGAGGGATAGCTGGAAAGAACAGCAAGGCTGAATTCCAAGCTCCTTGTCGAACCACGAAATACCCAAGAGAGATCCCACCATTACCTTGGTACCGCGGAACCCTACCTCAGATGGCAATGGCTGGATTTTTGCCTTTCAGCGCCATATATATCGAACTTTACTATATATTTGCAAGTGTTTGGGGTCACAGGATCTACACAATATACAGCATTTTATTTATAGTCTTCATTATTCTTATAATTGTCACTGCTTTCATAACTGTGGCGTTGACATACTTTCAACTCGCTGCTGAAGATCATGAATGGTGGTGGAG GGCTTTCCTTTGTGGTGGATCAACTGGACTCTTCATCTACGGCTACTGCTTGTATTACTATTATGCCCGTTCTGATATGTCCGGCTTCATGCAAACCTCATTCTTCTTTGGATACATGGCTTGCATCTGCTATGGTTTCTTTCTCATGCTCGGGACTGTGGGTTTCCGCGCAGCCCTATTTTTTGTCCGTCACATATACCGGTCAATCAAGTGCGAGTAG